The Patescibacteria group bacterium genomic sequence ATATGCTAAAAAAGGTTCTTATTACTACCGCTATAGACTATACAAACGATGTAATCCATATTGGTCACCTTTACCAAAAGGTGCTAGCCGATTGTTACGCCCGTTATTACCGAAATTTAATAGGACGCGAAAATGTCCGCTTTTTAACAGGAACCGATGAGCACGGACAAAAAGTGGAAAGAGCGGCAAAAGAAAACAACAAAACCCCTAAAGAATTCGTGGACGAAATCGCATTTCTTGATAAAAAAGAACAAAGCTCTCTTAATATCTCTTACGACAGATTTATAAGAACAACGGACGACGACCATAAAAAAACGGCGGCGGATTTTTTTGAAAAGGTTTATAAAGCGGGATTTATTTACAAAGCAAAATATACCGGTTTTTACTGCGAAGGATGCGAAGAATACAAAACCGCAAAAGATTTAGTTGCGGGTAAATGCCCTTTACACCAAACCAAAGACATTAAAAAACTATCCGAAGAAAACTACTTTTTTAAATGGTCGGCTTTTCAAGATTTTTTAGAAAAACATTTTGCCAAAAACCCAAACTTTGTTTTGCCCAAAGCAAAATTCAACGAGATGAAGTCTTTTTTGGAACAAGGCGTCAACGACATTCCCGTATCCCGCCCAACTCTAAAATGGGGCATCCCCTTGCCTATAGACAAAACGCAAGTGATTTATGTGTGGTTTGACGCTCTAATAAACTATTACACCTACGCCAAGCCTCTTGGGTTTTGGGACAACGATACCAAAATAATTCACTTTTTAGGAAAAGACAACGCCAGGTGGCATACCCTTTTATGGCCGGCAATGCTTAAAGCGGCGGGAAAAAAACTTCCCGATACCGTTTATGTTAACTCTTTTTTGAGCCTAAACGGACAAAAAATAAGCAAGAGTCTGGGGAATGTAATTAAAGCTTCGGAACTAACAGAAAAATTCGGAACGGACGCTGTCCGTTAC encodes the following:
- the metG gene encoding methionine--tRNA ligase, which produces MLKKVLITTAIDYTNDVIHIGHLYQKVLADCYARYYRNLIGRENVRFLTGTDEHGQKVERAAKENNKTPKEFVDEIAFLDKKEQSSLNISYDRFIRTTDDDHKKTAADFFEKVYKAGFIYKAKYTGFYCEGCEEYKTAKDLVAGKCPLHQTKDIKKLSEENYFFKWSAFQDFLEKHFAKNPNFVLPKAKFNEMKSFLEQGVNDIPVSRPTLKWGIPLPIDKTQVIYVWFDALINYYTYAKPLGFWDNDTKIIHFLGKDNARWHTLLWPAMLKAAGKKLPDTVYVNSFLSLNGQKISKSLGNVIKASELTEKFGTDAVRYYLLKYGPLLEDADISLDKIKEVYNSELANNLGNLVSRAAKLLEEQNLKSQISNLKSKTENLKTKIQENMESYRPDLALQEIQLYINKLNKYIQEKKPWEKGGSERIKIMEPVLTDLINVATLLKPFMPETAERIKEIFSSGGIKASEPLFRRIGKG